A region from the Canis lupus dingo isolate Sandy chromosome X, ASM325472v2, whole genome shotgun sequence genome encodes:
- the NHSL2 gene encoding NHS-like protein 2, whose amino-acid sequence MPFYRRTVVPQRLCPRNPPQPLTELRDVSHLAALSLLRQLADLCGHSLALLEDLEGHLLALGRRTDNLFQRTVRLRRRLPCHLLGLEDDEEELGASHWLNLTRNQRAREPVDAVHTAAANSGRENATATAHSRSSWRQPVNVFLSSGRPPSVEELLREAQLNLQSLLQEEYEEQYSEARLLGQTFRSADEAPEATPSPRPQAGRRLELVLMPTKRQLSEDETTTQGVRAPEASSSLSTTADKQAAWNSPFPLPILEEKRWLQPCSTQSDIVPINISGQQFDKHASLRHSLFNTETAVNPKSTLRRRRTIIGFSNFSQRDQGHSNRPAGSVAHSATSDIKSSHSIPEGVHGRIAIGQEAQFPNLTSPVLRSPSSDSEEPLQACGGTNPPGMESIGMVYSIPSSCNGPTESTFSASWKGDTFTYMTPSVTSQNNQISQNGRNPSSGNAWVSLHTLPPLVPKEATTFFVTRENPTGCSGATGNSEHPTQRRQVSERPSKMGLLTSGTSRLETGRGGASRFRERSLSVPMDSGTTDVDYDEEQKASEACALPYASTSSEGSNSTDNIASLSTQQEAQPRRQRSKSISLRKAKKKPSPPMRSVSLLKDGPVLLPEHGSALPKDQRPRSLCLSLEHQGRQSSHPDAQGHPAVPTVKDPEGAQFSHHWYPTNWKSGDTYQSLSSSSTATGTTVIECTQVQGSSESLASPSTSRATTPSQLSIEVEAREVSSPGRPTGLMSPSSGYSSQSETPTPTVSMSLTLGHLPPPSGSVRVRPVVPERKSSLPPTSPMEKISKSRLSFDLPLTSSTNLDLSGMSISIRSKTKVSRHHSDTNFGAKLALKKSPNQPFMPMVTQSDLRSIHLRSVSKSEPEDDIESPDYAEDAGAEVFVLLERKMKPPIAEKPLVARSPPSLVHKPPSAPEEYPLTSPTLAVTPKISVQHMRPLPKDIYTVMRKPKSPGFPEGRGSREPPAPSSLAFTPFASSSGAFFSGTQQPPQGTLEDGGPKVRALPERISLQSQEEAEKKKGKIPPPVPKKPSVLYLPLTSPTAHMEVFRAELRLPHSPIITLQEDTKCPPTSDPLKAPGVRPTSPLQAEGEREASPLGSSVEPSTAEKSIISDKTAEWIAEDDDDVFVASRTTEDLFTVIHRSKRKLLGWKEPGEAFAGGSRSSSHSPIKNTADFSISESAVSAGSSGSANLDAGRNNDFKALLQKKGSKATPKSRPSAAELLKTTNPLARRIIAQFSKEYETTNNPGT is encoded by the exons CTGCAGCTAACTCGGGTCGGGAAAATGCGACAGCGACTGCCCACTCGAGGTCGTCATGGCGACAGCCAGTGAACGTGTTCCTCTCCTCGGGCAGGCCCCCGAGTGTAGAGGAGCTGCTTCGAGAGGCGCAGCTCAATCTCCAGAGCCTGTTGCAAG AAGAATATGAGGAACAGTACTCAGAGGCCAGACTTCTGGGGCAGACCTTCCGCTCTGCTGATGAGGCCCCCGAGGCCACTCCTAGCCCAAGGCCCCAGGCTGGCAGGCGTCTGGAGCTTGTATTGATG CCTACAAAACGGCAGCTGAGCGAGGATGAGACTACCACCCAGGGTGTGAGGGCCCCTGAGGCCTCCTCGAGCCTGTCTACCACAGCCGACAAGCAAGCTGCCTGGAAtagccccttccctctgcccatcctagAGGAGAAGCGGTGGCTTCAGCCTTGCTCCACGCAATCTGACATTGTGCCCATCAACATCTCTG GGCAGCAGTTTGATAAACATGCAAGTTTGCGACACTCGTTGTTTAACACAGAGACAGCTGTGAACCCCAAATCCACCCTGAGGCGGAGGCGGACCATTATTGGATTCTCTAACTTTTCCCAGCGAGACCAAG GTCATAGCAACAGGCCTGCAGGCAGTGTGGCCCACTCTGCCACCTCAGACATCAAGTCCAGTCATTCCATCCCAGAAGGGGTTCATGGAAGAATTGCCATTGGTCAGGAAGCTCAGTTCCCAAATCTCACCTCACCAGTACTGAGGAGTCCTTCTAGTGATTCAGAAGAACCTCTCCAGGCATGTGGTGGCACAAACCCTCCTGGTATGGAGAGCATAGGAATGGTGTATAGCATCCCCAGTTCTTGCAATGGACCAACGGAATCAACGTTCTCTGCTTCCTGGAAGGGAGATACTTTTACCTACATGACTCCAAGTGTCACCAGTCAGAACAATCAAATCAGTCAAAATGGAAGAAATCCTTCCTCTGGGAATGCTTGGGTCTCTCTGCACACACTGCCACCTCTAGTCCCCAAGGAGGCCACTACCTTCTTTGTTACCCGAGAGAACCCAACAGGATGCAGTGGGGCAACTGGCAACTCTGAGCATCCTACTCAACGAAGGCAAGTATCAGAGCGACCCTCCAAGATGGGCCTTCTCACCAGTGGTACCTCAAGGCTGGAGACAGGCCGGGGGGGTGCCAGCAGGTTCCGGGAGCGGTCACTGTCTGTGCCCATGGACTCTGGCACCACGGATGTGGACTATGATGAGGAACAGAAGGCCAGTGAAGCCTGTGCCCTGCCTTATGCCAGTACAAGCTCTGAGGGCAGTAACAGTACTGACAACATTGCCTCCCTTAGCACCCAACAAGAGGCCCAGCCCAGAAGGCAGAGATCCAAGAGTATCTCACTCCGGAAGGCCAAGAAGAAGCCTTCCCCACCGATGCGCAGTGTCTCACTGCTCAAAGATGGGCCAGTCCTCTTGCCAGAACATGGGTCAGCGCTGCCCAAGGACCAGAGGCCCaggagtctctgcctctccttggaACACCAAGGGCGTCAGTCATCCCACCCAGATGCTCAGGGTCACCCAGCTGTGCCAACCGTCAAAGATCCAGAAGGTGCACAATTCTCCCACCACTGGTATCCTACTAACTGGAAGTCTGGCGACACCTACCAATCCTTGTCCAGTTCCAGCACGGCCACTGGCACAACAGTCATCGAGTGCACTCAAGTTCAGGGAAGCTCAGAGTCTCTTGCCTCCCCTTCCACATCCAGAGCCACGACACCTTCCCAACTCTCTATCGAGGTGGAGGCCAGGGAAGTGTCCTCCCCAGGAAGGCCCACTGGGCTGATGTCACCTTCCAGTGGCTACTCCAGCCAATCAGAGACACCAACACCCACTGTCTCCATGTCCTTGACCCTGGGCCACCTGCCCCCTCCAAGTGGCAGTGTCCGGGTGCGGCCAGTGGTACCCGAGAGGAAGTCATCACTCCCCCCGACATCGCCTATGGAGAAAATCTCCAAGTCCCGGTTGTCCTTTGACCTGCCACTGACCTCCTCAACCAACCTGGATCTGTCTGGGATGAGCATCTCCATCCGAAGCAAAACCAAGGTGAGCCGGCATCATTCAGATACAAATTTTGGGGCTAAGCTGGCCCTGAAAAAGAGCCCCAACCAGCCATTTATGCCCATGGTCACTCAGTCTGACCTACGTTCCATTCACCTGAGGTCTGTCAGCAAGTCTGAGCCGGAAGATGACATCGAGAGCCCTGACTATGCTGAGGACGCAGGAGCAGAGGTCTTCGTATTGCTGGAGAGAAAGATGAAACCTCCCATAGCCGAGAAGCCCCTTGTGGCCCGAAGTCCTCCCAGCTTGGTCCACAAGCCACCATCTGCCCCTGAGGAGTACCCACTCACTTCACCGACCTTGGCTGTGACCCCCAAGATCTCTGTTCAACACATGCGGCCACTCCCCAAAGACATCTACACGGTGATGCGGAAACCAAAGTCCCCCGGCTTCCCCGAGGGCAGAGGCTCCAGGGAGCCACCAGCGCCCTCTTCTCTTGCTTTCACACCTTTTGCCAGTTCCTCTGGTGCTTTCTTCTCAGGAACACAGCAACCTCCCCAGGGCACACTGGAGGATGGGGGCCCCAAGGTGAGAGCCCTGCCTGAAAGAATCAGCCTCCAGAGccaggaagaagcagagaaaaagaaaggcaagattCCACCTCCTGTCCCCAAAAAACCCAGCGTGCTGTACCTGCCTCTCACATCACCCACAGCACACATGGAGGTGTTCAGGGCCGAACTGAGGCTGCCCCACAGCCCCATCATCACCCTGCAGGAAGACACCAAGTGTCCGCCCACCAGTGACCCCCTGAAGGCACCTGGTGTGAGGCCAACTTCACCGCTGCAGGCTGAAGGTGAAAGGGAGGCAAGTCCTCTAG GGAGTTCTGTGGAACCGAGCACTGCAGAAAAAAGCATAATCAGTGACAAAACAGCTGAATGGATCGCCGAAGATGATGATGACGTGTTTGTGGCTTCACGCACAACCGAAGATTTATTTACTGTGATACACAG GTCCAAAAGAAAGCTGCTTGGCTGGAAAGAGCCTGGGGAGGCCTTTGCTGGTGGCAGCAGATCAAGCTCCCATTCACCAATAAAGAACACAGCTGATTTTTCCATCAGTGAGTCAGCTGTCTCTGCGGGGTCGAGTGGCAGCGCCAACCTGGATGCTGGCAGAAACAATGATTTCAAGGCCTTGCTGCAAAAGAAGGGAAGCAAGGCAACCCCCAAGTCCCGCCCCTCAGCTGCTGAACTGCTCAAGACCACTAATCCGCTGGCTCGGAGAATTATTGCACAATTTTCCAAAGAGTATGAGACCACCAACAACCCTGGTACCTAA